One genomic region from Quercus robur chromosome 4, dhQueRobu3.1, whole genome shotgun sequence encodes:
- the LOC126720485 gene encoding uncharacterized protein LOC126720485, producing the protein MKRQYILIHSITAHINLQSSIKLHDSLKQTPNQIPPLLLASELHLAAAHVVSGAGAAAPNSRSQPKQVLLEVVELVDMEKELELVLEKEELEIELEKIEG; encoded by the exons ATGAAAAGGCAATACATTCTAATACACTCAATCACAGCTCACATAAACCTTCAATCCTCAATCAAACTACACGATAGTCTCAAACAAACCccaaatcagattcctcctctCCTCTTAGCATCGGAGCTCCACCTCGCCGCTGCACACGTCGTCTCTGGAGCTGGCGCCGCCGCACCGAACTCAAG GTCTCAACCCAAACAAGTGTTGTTGGAAGTAGTGGAGTTGGTAGATATGGAAAAGGAATTGGAACTAGTGCTGGAAAAGGAAGAGCTGGAAATTGAGCTAGAAAAGATTGAAGGGTAG